Within Candidatus Bathyarchaeota archaeon, the genomic segment GGTAGAACCTGCACCCTGGAGGGGGGTCAACGAGATCTGGGACAGAGCCCTCGATCCCTATTAGCCTCTCCTTCCTGAATCCGACCCTAGGGATGGATTCTAATAAGCCGATGGTGTAAGGATGCCGAGGCTTCCAGAGGATCCTCCTGATGTCGGAGTACTCAACGATCTTCCCGGCGTACATCACCGCGACCCTCTCACATAATTCGGCTATGACGCCGAAGTCGTGGCTTATTATCAGGGACGACATCCCTAGCTCCTTCTTCAGGTCCTTCATCAGCTCGAGGAGCTGGGCCTGGATTATCACATCTAGGGCCGTGGTCGGCTCGTCTGCTATCATCAGCTCGGGGTGGCATGAGAGGGCCATGGCCATCATAGCTCTCTGCCTCATCCCCCCGCTGAGCTGGTGTGGATAGCTCATGGCGACATCCCTTGGGGAGGGGATCCCAACAACCTCTAGGGTGGATATGACCTTCTCCCAGGCCTCTTTCCTGCTGAGCCTCTGGTGTCGAATCACGCCCTCGGCTATCTGGTCTCCTATCCTCATCACGGGGTTGAAGAAGGTCATGGGGTCTTGGAAGCTCATGGCTATCTTCGCTCCCCGGATCTCCCTCATCTCAGCCTCGGAGAGCTTCAGGAGGTTCCTAC encodes:
- a CDS encoding ABC transporter ATP-binding protein, with amino-acid sequence MGGGETVLEVRDLRTYFPTMRGTVKAVDGISFTVLEGETVGLVGESGCGKSTAALSIMRLVPAPGRIVGGEILLRGRNLLKLSEAEMREIRGAKIAMSFQDPMTFFNPVMRIGDQIAEGVIRHQRLSRKEAWEKVISTLEVVGIPSPRDVAMSYPHQLSGGMRQRAMMAMALSCHPELMIADEPTTALDVIIQAQLLELMKDLKKELGMSSLIISHDFGVIAELCERVAVMYAGKIVEYSDIRRILWKPRHPYTIGLLESIPRVGFRKERLIGIEGSVPDLVDPPPGCRFYPRCKYADERCKEDPQLLELEEGHYVLCHHPVMGEAR